The proteins below come from a single Falco rusticolus isolate bFalRus1 chromosome 8, bFalRus1.pri, whole genome shotgun sequence genomic window:
- the IRF1 gene encoding interferon regulatory factor 1: protein MPVSRMRMRPWLEMQINSNQIPGLIWINKDKMMFQIPWKHAAKHGWDMEKDACLFRSWAIHTGRYKVGEKDPDPKTWKANFRCAMNSLPDIEEVKDKSINKGSSAVRVYRMLPPLTKDQKKERKSKSSKEARNRSKRKLYEDMKTEESTERLTNTPLPDDHSGYTVQDYVGQEVEVESTAITLDLSSCEVSGSLTDWRPPMEISMADSTNDLYQLQVSPLPSSSEVTDEDEEEMNSDIFKLFEPAQDWRATSVGGKGFLTNEPGTQTMCSTYNYKEQDGEIDTTSGELEVRFFDQKSCLDFSWLDTVRPTMQVIPCGL, encoded by the exons ATGCCAGTGTCAAGAATGCGCATGAGGCCCTGGTTGGAAATGCAGATTAATTCCAATCAAATACCAGGACTGATATGGATTAACAAG GATAAGATGATGTTTCAAATCCCATGGAAGCATGCAGCTAAGCATGGCTGGGACATGGAGAAAGACGCCTGCCTTTTCCGGAGCTGGGCCATTCATACAG GAAGGTATAAAGTAGGTGAGAAAGACCCTGATCCGAAAACCTGGAAGGCAAACTTCCGCTGTGCTATGAATTCACTGCCTGACATTGAAGAAGTGAAGGATAAAAGCATCAACAAAGGCTCCAGCGCTGTAAGGGTTTACAGGATGCTGCCGCCCTTGACAAAGGATCAGAAGAAAG aaagGAAGTCGAAGTCTTCAAAAGAAGCAAGAAACAGGAGCAAGAGAAAG TTGTATGAAGACATGAAGACGGAGGAGTCGACAGAAAGACTAACCAACACTCCTCTGCCAGATGACCACAGTGGCTACACCGTTCAGGACTACGTGGGGCAGGAAGTGGAGGTGGAGAGCACGGCCATCACCTTAG ACCTCTCCTCGTGCGAGGTGAGCGGCTCCCTGACTGACTGGAGGCCACCGATGGAAATCAGCATGGCTGACAGCACCAACGACCTCTACCAGCTCCAGGTGTCCCCCCTGCCTTCGTCCTCAGAAG TCACagatgaagatgaagaagaaatgaactCGGACATTTTTAAG CTGTTTGAACCAGCCCAAGACTGGCGTGCCACCAGTGTTGGGGGGAAAGGCTTCCTCACCAACGAGCCGGGCACGCAGACCATGTGCAGCACTTACAACTACAAGGAGCAGGACGGGGAGATCGACACAACCTCAG GAGAGCTGGAGGTCAGGTTCTTCGACCAGAAAAGCTGCCTAGACTTCTCCTGGCTGGACACAGTGAGACCTACCATGCAGGTCATTCCTTGTGGCTTGTAA